The following proteins come from a genomic window of Lolium rigidum isolate FL_2022 chromosome 5, APGP_CSIRO_Lrig_0.1, whole genome shotgun sequence:
- the LOC124654947 gene encoding protein trichome birefringence-like 34 has product MTMKVSPRVSVHVCLCNTRHGKEGCPQYIKREGLTHLSTTAAAYPPHKMKPEQQGAHAKMSTSFSPLVGLRAVVSFLFGLFILASTASLLMDRGRESQVQLAVEHRHLEVRIAAAGNQESQVRWTGELMGEAASGSGEKECDLSVGRWVYDNTSQPLYSGRNCSFILDEVACEKYGQNDTKYQHWRWQPDGCDLQRFNATKLLEKLRNKRMVFVGDSINRNQWSSLVCMVESSIPEGLKMREYNGSLISFKAFEYNATIDFYWSPLILESNSDNPIIHRVEYRIIRAEKIEKHASAWSNADILVFNSYLWWRKQREDMRMKVMYGTFEDGDAKLDEVEMVEGFEIALKKLTGWLEANIANKTKIYFAGSSPTHTWASDWGGDDSNKCLNETEPIPDAGYKGATTDYSMMDKAGKIFRPLEKKGIHVQILNFTQLSDNRIDAHPTIFRRQFAPLTAEQIANPSSYADCTHWCLPGVPDVWNLFLYSYLVQK; this is encoded by the exons ATGACGATGAAGGTTAGCCCGCGGGTCAGCGTTCACGTTTGCTTGTGCAACACTAGACATGGGAAGGAGGGCTGCCCGCAGTACATTAAAAGAGAGGGCCTCActcacctcagcaccaccgccgcTGCCTATCCTCCACACAAAATGAAGCCGGAGCAGCAAGGCGCCCACGCCAAGAtgtcgacgtccttctccccgctgGTCGGGCTGCGGGCCGTCGTGAGCTTCCTCTTCGGCCTCTTCATCCTCGCCAGCACCGCCTCCCTGTTGATGGACCGCGGCAGGGAGTCGCAGGTGCAGCTGGCGGTTGAGCACCGGCACCTGGAAGTGAGGATCGCAGCGGCCGGGAACCAGGAGTCGCAGGTGCGGTGGACGGGCGAGCTCATGGGCGAGGCAGCAAGCGGCTCCGGCGAGAAGGAGTGCGACCTGTCCGTGGGGCGGTGGGTGTATGACAACACCTCCCAGCCGCTCTACTCCGGGCGCAACTGCTCCTTCATCCTGGACGAGGTGGCCTGCGAGAAGTATGGCCAGAATGACACCAAGTACCAGCATTGGAGATGGCAGCCCGACGGATGCGATCTTCAAAG ATTCAACGCCACAAAACTGCTTGAAAAGCTCAGGAACAAGAGGATGGTCTTCGTCGGTGACTCAATCAACAGGAATCAATGGTCCTCCCTGGTGTGCATGGTGGAGTCTTCCATTCCTGAAGGCCTGAAGATGCGCGAATACAATGGCTCGCTTATATCCTTCAAGGCATTC GAATACAATGCAACGATCGACTTCTACTGGTCGCCGCTGATACTGGAATCAAACAGCGACAACCCAATAATCCATCGGGTGGAGTACCGGATCATAAGGGCAGAAAAGATTGAGAAGCATGCTAGTGCCTGGAGCAATGCCGACATTCTTGTTTTCAACTCTTACCTGTGGTGGAGGAAGCAAAGGGAGGATATGAGGATGAAAGTCAT GTATGGCACATTTGAGGACGGTGATGCAAAGCTGGACGAAGTGGAGATGGTTGAAGGTTTCGAGATCGCTCTGAAGAAACTAACTGGATGGCTGGAAGCGAACATCGCCAACAAGACTAAAATATATTTCGCAGGATCGTCGCCTACCCATACCTG GGCAAGCGACTGGGGTGGAGACGACAGTAACAAGTGCCTGAACGAGACGGAACCGATCCCGGATGCTGGGTACAAAGGCGCGACCACGGACTACAGCATGATGGACAAGGCTGGCAAGATCTTCAGACCACTGGAGAAGAAAGGCATCCACGTCCAGATACTCAACTTCACCCAGCTCTCTGACAACCGCATCGACGCACACCCGACCATCTTCCGGCGGCAGTTCGCACCCCTCACGGCCGAGCAGATCGCCAACCCCAGCAGCTACGCTGACTGCACGCATTGGTGCCTCCCAGGCGTTCCTGACGTGTGGAATCTGTTCCTGTACTCGTACCTCGTGCAAAAATGA